The following coding sequences lie in one Mucilaginibacter sp. KACC 22773 genomic window:
- a CDS encoding carboxymuconolactone decarboxylase family protein translates to MNESTEVIQEILESIGLDKDYRTTSLTLLEKGESRYLRDLKLNFTSTLTSAHLTAKECALLGLSIAVNNNNTPLTSYFTKYAEIQEATAAEIGEAVGCASLLASNNVFYRFRHFTQKEKYTQIPARIRMQLMMKPVTGKEFFELMSLAVSAVNGCEMCVNAHEDSLIKLATTEERIFDAVRIASLVTATGKVIF, encoded by the coding sequence ATGAACGAAAGTACCGAAGTGATCCAGGAAATACTGGAAAGTATAGGATTAGATAAAGATTACCGGACCACCAGCCTTACCCTGTTAGAAAAAGGAGAATCGCGCTATTTACGTGATTTGAAGCTGAATTTTACCAGCACACTTACATCGGCCCATTTAACGGCTAAAGAATGCGCCTTATTGGGCTTAAGCATTGCGGTTAATAACAACAACACGCCGCTTACCAGCTACTTTACCAAATACGCCGAAATACAGGAAGCTACCGCTGCCGAAATTGGCGAGGCTGTGGGCTGCGCCTCATTGTTGGCCTCAAACAATGTATTTTACAGGTTTAGGCATTTTACGCAAAAGGAAAAATACACCCAGATTCCGGCCCGCATCCGCATGCAGCTGATGATGAAGCCGGTTACCGGGAAAGAGTTTTTTGAGCTGATGAGCCTGGCGGTTTCGGCTGTAAATGGTTGCGAAATGTGCGTAAATGCTCATGAAGATTCGCTGATAAAATTAGCAACTACCGAGGAGCGCATTTTTGATGCTGTACGTATAGCATCGTTGGTTACCGCTACCGGCAAGGTTATTTTTTAG
- a CDS encoding peroxiredoxin, which produces MLTIGQKFPQFSKTAVVSLEKGKEFETLTSEYLVNDDNVWTVMFWWPKDFTFVCPTEIAEFNKNYGEFRDRETRLIGASTDSEFVHAAWRRDHDDLRDLKFPMLADTSKSLAEDLGILEPTEKIAYRATFIIDPTGIIRWVSVNDLSVGRNVKEVLRVLDGLQTDELCPCNWEKGQETLTV; this is translated from the coding sequence ATGTTAACGATAGGACAAAAATTCCCCCAGTTTTCTAAAACGGCCGTAGTTAGCCTTGAAAAAGGTAAAGAGTTTGAAACACTTACTTCTGAGTATTTGGTGAATGACGATAACGTTTGGACAGTAATGTTCTGGTGGCCAAAAGATTTCACTTTTGTATGCCCAACTGAAATTGCTGAGTTCAATAAAAACTATGGCGAGTTCCGCGACCGCGAAACCCGTTTAATTGGTGCTTCTACCGATTCGGAATTTGTACACGCTGCCTGGAGACGCGATCATGACGACCTGCGCGATTTAAAATTCCCGATGCTTGCCGATACTTCAAAATCATTGGCCGAAGACTTGGGCATATTAGAGCCAACCGAAAAAATCGCTTACCGTGCTACCTTCATCATCGATCCTACCGGCATTATCCGTTGGGTATCTGTTAACGATTTAAGCGTAGGCCGTAACGTTAAAGAAGTTTTACGTGTACTGGATGGTTTACAAACCGACGAACTTTGCCCATGTAACTGGGAAAAAGGCCAGGAAACACTTACTGTTTAA
- a CDS encoding WG repeat-containing protein, giving the protein MKTKPILIIIAIVVLLICSFLFIRGKYLSKPEKGEITQFLNAFNAQIKAGNIDSASAYFEDNQKSKLVRVLLSVLTNKTNTGGKEKPIFTVSLNTEDALIKLTNPEFATATIAATFKNANLPEEKSTLTFTIHKMDDKNYKITQVNALGFVKDYVTYQAKVYNKITPEKDIYSAITLAAFKTAEKLKTKYDSVIWFDHVNSKTFYYVIKGKLPNGLLYDSDRKSEDADYKMGLVDPGLKEIIPAEYDLIHNISGTIDGLIEVEKDDKKGFYNLYGKLTVPAIYDEVYPLKTGENLAVLKNGEDYFYLKADTTLSDKIADFKIADIVPQIKTFGDSYTLSDKSSKNVMEYNSRDYNTSLVISPSYLADLQILPKVIDFPNPLRKGPANSDEEEGGSRSIDIAFDTDKKGDDDNWLQSAYYTIVNDYLGGRGGLYTSKNVLVVDKKHNRISGFSAGIDLGEGEGYASLSKTCNESSTKAINDSLFEFKTTSNLEQSLLGGNEAIVEGPYYYYLQLKSGKLVALKSSRLFPTQFIKLDDSYLHGCYTIRVGPYGESSKETTIDHVNKSMLQYMKNEIFASYKYRFKNPKWNDVFEYRFQSADTTKNANVDDSLTVIDKYNIAFINNKLNEKPLNIKKINALTAR; this is encoded by the coding sequence ATGAAAACCAAACCTATTCTGATCATAATTGCGATTGTTGTGCTGCTGATTTGCAGCTTTTTATTTATCCGGGGCAAATACCTGAGCAAACCCGAGAAGGGCGAAATAACGCAGTTTTTGAATGCTTTTAACGCGCAAATAAAAGCCGGCAACATTGATTCGGCCAGCGCTTATTTTGAAGACAATCAAAAAAGTAAACTGGTAAGGGTATTGTTAAGCGTACTTACCAATAAAACCAATACCGGCGGTAAGGAGAAGCCCATTTTTACGGTGAGTTTAAATACCGAAGATGCCCTGATAAAATTGACAAATCCCGAGTTTGCTACTGCAACGATAGCTGCCACTTTTAAGAATGCTAATCTGCCGGAAGAAAAATCGACCTTAACGTTTACCATCCATAAAATGGATGACAAAAACTACAAAATAACCCAGGTAAATGCGCTTGGCTTTGTGAAGGATTATGTGACCTACCAGGCAAAAGTATATAACAAAATTACGCCCGAAAAAGATATTTATAGTGCTATTACACTTGCCGCCTTCAAAACGGCCGAAAAGTTAAAAACGAAGTACGATAGTGTAATATGGTTTGATCATGTTAATAGCAAAACCTTTTACTATGTGATAAAGGGCAAATTGCCTAATGGCCTTTTATATGATAGTGACAGAAAATCCGAAGATGCCGACTACAAAATGGGTCTTGTTGACCCGGGACTAAAAGAGATAATTCCTGCCGAATATGATCTGATACATAACATTAGTGGTACCATCGACGGCCTGATCGAGGTTGAAAAGGACGATAAAAAGGGTTTTTATAACTTATATGGTAAACTAACTGTGCCTGCAATTTATGATGAAGTATATCCCCTGAAAACAGGAGAGAATTTAGCAGTTTTAAAAAATGGAGAGGATTATTTTTACCTGAAGGCGGATACCACGCTATCAGATAAAATAGCCGATTTTAAAATAGCCGATATTGTGCCGCAAATAAAAACCTTCGGCGATTCGTACACACTATCTGACAAAAGCTCAAAAAATGTAATGGAATATAATTCACGCGATTATAACACATCGCTGGTAATTTCACCATCGTACCTTGCCGACCTTCAGATACTGCCAAAGGTTATCGATTTTCCGAATCCGTTAAGGAAGGGGCCTGCAAATAGCGATGAAGAGGAAGGAGGCAGCCGGTCAATAGATATTGCATTTGATACCGATAAAAAAGGCGATGACGACAACTGGCTTCAAAGTGCTTATTATACCATTGTAAATGACTATTTGGGCGGACGGGGCGGCCTTTACACCAGTAAAAATGTTTTGGTAGTTGATAAAAAACACAACCGGATATCAGGCTTTAGCGCAGGTATCGACTTAGGCGAGGGAGAGGGATATGCTTCGCTTTCTAAAACTTGCAATGAAAGTTCAACTAAAGCAATCAACGATTCACTCTTCGAGTTTAAGACGACGTCTAACCTCGAACAATCTCTGTTGGGCGGAAATGAGGCCATAGTGGAAGGGCCGTATTATTACTACTTGCAACTTAAAAGCGGCAAACTGGTCGCCTTAAAATCGAGCAGGCTGTTCCCTACGCAATTTATTAAGCTGGATGATTCGTACCTTCATGGCTGTTACACGATAAGAGTAGGGCCGTACGGAGAATCATCAAAGGAGACGACCATTGATCATGTAAATAAATCCATGCTGCAATACATGAAAAATGAGATTTTCGCTTCTTATAAATACAGGTTCAAAAATCCAAAATGGAACGATGTTTTCGAGTACCGCTTCCAGTCGGCCGATACAACAAAGAATGCAAATGTTGATGATTCGCTTACTGTTATCGATAAATACAACATCGCATTTATTAACAACAAGCTAAACGAAAAGCCATTAAACATAAAAAAGATTAATGCTTTAACTGCCAGATGA
- a CDS encoding DUF2306 domain-containing protein, which produces MSITARLLRYFAFIWIAILSLGTFYESFAHNHAFFLGFKQAAIKTGWYMPAFYCHIFASSIMLLVGFFQFSKTVYTNRRLHKVLGKIYIIGVLFIAAPGAYVMTLFVGRGTGVFISFLVQNTLWVLSTILAFTLIKKGNVNEHVKMMRRSYGLALGAVTLRFYILLFHVFGNGVNFDNNYIIIAFLSWVPNLVLVEMINLKEAKPQPPNPMKGELFD; this is translated from the coding sequence ATGAGTATTACCGCAAGGCTATTAAGATACTTTGCTTTTATATGGATAGCCATTTTAAGCCTGGGTACCTTTTATGAGAGTTTTGCGCATAATCATGCTTTCTTTTTGGGTTTTAAACAGGCAGCTATTAAAACAGGCTGGTACATGCCGGCATTTTATTGCCATATTTTTGCCAGCAGCATTATGTTACTGGTTGGCTTTTTCCAGTTTTCAAAAACAGTATATACCAACCGGCGGCTACATAAGGTATTAGGGAAAATATATATCATTGGCGTATTGTTTATAGCCGCGCCCGGGGCCTACGTGATGACCCTGTTTGTTGGCCGGGGCACAGGCGTTTTTATATCGTTCCTGGTACAAAATACGCTTTGGGTATTATCAACCATATTGGCTTTCACGCTGATAAAAAAAGGCAATGTAAACGAGCACGTTAAAATGATGCGACGCAGCTACGGCCTTGCTTTGGGGGCAGTAACCTTGCGCTTTTATATCCTGCTTTTCCACGTTTTTGGCAACGGCGTAAACTTCGATAATAATTATATCATTATCGCTTTTTTAAGCTGGGTGCCAAATTTAGTGTTGGTGGAAATGATTAATCTAAAAGAAGCGAAGCCCCAGCCCCCTAACCCCATGAAGGGGGAGCTTTTTGATTAG
- a CDS encoding NADP-dependent glyceraldehyde-3-phosphate dehydrogenase yields MSFKDQITSIFVPESQIGFGFQTEEVHQREYLSDGEMKPWDGEVNEVYSPIGFFDADGNFTRKLIGTYPVCTEKEAFESLDAAIAAYDNGRGEWPTMSIADRIKCMERFIYKMSEQRSLVVKLLMWEIGKSYGDSAKEFDRTIEYINATIDALKDIDRQSSRFEMAEGLIAQIRRSPLGVVLCMGPFNYPLNETFTTLIPALIMGNTILFKPPKHGTLLHYPLLRAFQESFPKGVVNTIYGRGSVVTPGLMASGKVNVLAFIGSSKVANDLKKRHPKINRLRAVLSLDAKNAAIVTKNADLQLAVNECILGALSFNGQRCTAIKMIFVQKDVADEFLKLLSEAVAKLPFGLPWDKDVKLTPLPEPHKPAYLTDIVEDAIANGAKVINENGGETVASFFYPAIVYPVNEKMKLYREEQFGPVIPVVPFESIEEPIEYQIDSPHGMQVSIFSNDAKEISSLIDPFVNLVSRVNINSQCQRGPDVFPFTGRKDSAEGTLSVHDALRAFSIRSLVATKMNDVNKQIINDIVNDNESNFLSTKFIL; encoded by the coding sequence ATGAGTTTTAAAGACCAGATAACTTCGATATTTGTGCCCGAAAGCCAGATTGGCTTTGGGTTTCAGACAGAAGAAGTACACCAGCGCGAATACCTCAGCGATGGCGAAATGAAACCATGGGATGGCGAAGTAAACGAAGTATACTCGCCAATTGGTTTTTTTGATGCCGACGGAAATTTTACCCGCAAGCTAATTGGAACCTACCCTGTTTGTACCGAAAAGGAAGCATTTGAATCGTTGGATGCCGCGATTGCAGCCTATGACAATGGCCGTGGCGAGTGGCCTACCATGAGCATTGCCGACCGTATTAAATGCATGGAGCGCTTTATTTATAAGATGAGCGAGCAGCGTAGCCTGGTTGTAAAACTGCTGATGTGGGAGATAGGTAAATCCTACGGCGATTCGGCCAAAGAGTTTGACCGCACCATCGAGTACATTAATGCAACCATCGATGCGCTTAAAGATATCGACCGCCAATCGTCGCGGTTTGAAATGGCCGAGGGGTTGATTGCCCAGATCCGCCGCTCTCCGTTGGGTGTGGTGCTATGTATGGGGCCGTTTAATTATCCTTTGAATGAAACTTTCACCACATTAATACCCGCTCTTATTATGGGCAATACCATACTTTTTAAACCACCAAAGCATGGTACACTTTTACATTACCCACTGTTACGGGCTTTCCAGGAGTCGTTCCCTAAGGGCGTAGTGAATACCATTTATGGCCGTGGTTCCGTGGTAACACCCGGGTTGATGGCTTCGGGCAAAGTAAATGTGCTGGCCTTTATCGGATCAAGCAAGGTAGCCAATGACCTTAAAAAACGGCACCCCAAAATAAATCGTTTGCGTGCGGTATTAAGTTTGGATGCTAAAAACGCCGCTATCGTAACCAAAAATGCCGACTTGCAATTAGCTGTTAACGAGTGTATTTTGGGTGCGCTATCGTTCAACGGACAGCGGTGTACGGCCATAAAAATGATTTTTGTTCAAAAAGATGTAGCCGACGAGTTTTTGAAACTATTGAGCGAAGCCGTTGCTAAATTGCCGTTTGGCTTGCCCTGGGATAAAGACGTAAAACTTACGCCTTTGCCCGAGCCGCATAAGCCAGCTTACCTTACCGATATTGTTGAAGATGCTATCGCCAATGGTGCAAAAGTAATTAACGAAAACGGCGGCGAAACGGTGGCCTCATTCTTTTACCCTGCCATCGTATACCCGGTTAATGAAAAAATGAAACTGTACCGCGAAGAGCAGTTTGGCCCGGTAATTCCGGTTGTTCCGTTTGAATCAATAGAAGAGCCTATTGAGTACCAGATTGATTCGCCGCATGGCATGCAGGTGAGTATATTTAGTAACGATGCCAAAGAGATCTCCTCGCTGATAGATCCGTTTGTGAACCTGGTAAGCCGGGTAAATATCAATAGCCAGTGCCAGCGCGGGCCGGATGTATTCCCTTTCACCGGTCGTAAAGATAGTGCCGAGGGCACCCTTTCGGTACATGACGCGTTAAGGGCTTTCTCCATCCGTTCGTTAGTGGCTACCAAAATGAACGATGTGAACAAACAGATCATTAATGACATTGTAAACGACAACGAATCTAATTTCCTGAGCACGAAGTTTATATTGTAA
- a CDS encoding Atu4866 domain-containing protein — MERINNLNWFLTMKNNEHIGVWVTKDGYIRHEFLPNGRYDEARGDIKSAYTGYYNRLGNHVEYLDDTGFVAEGDFKDGVFYHAGMVLYKESA; from the coding sequence ATGGAAAGAATTAACAACCTCAACTGGTTTTTAACAATGAAAAATAATGAGCATATAGGCGTTTGGGTAACCAAAGACGGTTATATACGCCATGAATTTTTACCAAACGGCCGTTACGATGAAGCGCGCGGCGATATAAAAAGCGCTTATACCGGTTACTATAACAGGTTAGGCAACCACGTTGAATACCTGGATGATACCGGCTTTGTAGCCGAAGGTGATTTTAAAGACGGCGTCTTTTATCACGCAGGTATGGTGTTATATAAAGAGAGCGCCTGA
- a CDS encoding SDR family oxidoreductase has translation MSNQNIWFVTGASKGLGLTLVKKLLSQGYKVAATSRNISDLENAVGVTSDAFLPLAVNIKSEESVQQAIEKTISTFGKIDVVVNNAGYGMLGGLEETTDQEARDNFDVNVFGSLNIIRKVLPYLREQRSGHIINISSIGGFVGGYPGFGIYCATKFAVNGFSEALDAEVKPFGIKVTIVEPGYFRTNFLSEGSLIVPKNPIDAYQNVRDSQNLHQNQMDQQQAGDPEKAAAAMIKIANQPDAPLNLFLGEDAYQLAHQKIASVQKDLETWKELTTSTGF, from the coding sequence ATGAGCAATCAAAATATATGGTTTGTAACCGGCGCCTCAAAAGGGCTGGGACTTACCCTTGTAAAAAAGCTATTAAGCCAAGGCTATAAAGTGGCCGCCACATCAAGAAACATCAGCGACCTTGAAAACGCCGTAGGCGTAACCAGCGATGCGTTTTTACCCCTTGCGGTTAACATCAAAAGCGAAGAAAGCGTACAGCAGGCTATCGAAAAAACCATCAGCACTTTTGGCAAAATAGATGTGGTAGTTAACAATGCAGGCTACGGCATGCTGGGCGGCCTGGAAGAAACAACCGACCAGGAGGCCCGCGACAACTTTGATGTAAACGTGTTCGGGTCATTAAACATCATCCGCAAAGTATTGCCTTACCTGCGCGAGCAAAGGTCAGGTCACATTATCAATATTTCTTCGATAGGCGGCTTTGTTGGCGGTTATCCGGGTTTTGGAATTTACTGCGCTACTAAATTCGCAGTCAATGGTTTTTCTGAAGCATTGGATGCCGAGGTAAAACCATTTGGCATCAAAGTAACCATTGTGGAGCCGGGATACTTCCGTACCAACTTCCTTTCAGAAGGATCGCTGATTGTCCCTAAAAACCCGATTGATGCTTACCAAAATGTACGCGACTCGCAAAACCTGCACCAAAATCAGATGGACCAGCAACAAGCCGGTGATCCTGAAAAAGCAGCGGCTGCGATGATAAAAATTGCAAACCAACCCGATGCCCCATTGAATTTATTTTTAGGTGAGGACGCCTACCAGCTGGCTCACCAAAAAATAGCATCGGTACAAAAAGATTTGGAAACATGGAAAGAATTAACAACCTCAACTGGTTTTTAA
- a CDS encoding SDR family oxidoreductase, translating into MENIKNKVIVITGASSGIGAVAAQKLAALGAKVVLAARREDQLKTIVAEIGDNAIYIPTDVSKRTDLDNLIQQAIDKFGHVDVLWNNAGIMPISFFEEGLVDEWDRMIDINIKGVLYGINAVLPHMLQRGQGHILATSSVGGIKTSPGIGVYSATKFAVKAIMETLREEVAQTIKVTTIFPGATQSELGHDITSPKIKALYGNLKNMPKMDEDAIADAVIYAISQPGNVSVNELVIRPLGQTR; encoded by the coding sequence ATGGAAAATATTAAAAACAAAGTTATAGTGATAACCGGCGCCAGCAGCGGGATTGGTGCCGTTGCTGCCCAAAAGTTGGCCGCGCTTGGTGCCAAAGTTGTATTGGCCGCCCGCCGGGAAGACCAGCTAAAGACCATAGTTGCCGAAATAGGCGACAATGCCATCTATATACCAACTGATGTAAGCAAACGCACCGATCTGGATAACCTTATCCAACAGGCTATCGACAAGTTTGGCCACGTAGATGTTTTATGGAACAATGCCGGCATTATGCCCATATCCTTTTTTGAGGAAGGCCTGGTTGATGAGTGGGACCGGATGATCGACATCAATATTAAAGGGGTGCTATATGGCATTAATGCTGTGTTGCCACACATGCTGCAACGCGGGCAGGGCCATATCCTGGCAACCTCGTCCGTTGGCGGTATCAAAACATCTCCTGGTATTGGTGTGTACTCCGCAACTAAATTCGCGGTAAAGGCCATTATGGAAACCCTACGCGAAGAAGTGGCACAAACCATTAAGGTAACCACTATTTTCCCGGGCGCAACGCAATCCGAACTGGGGCATGATATTACCAGCCCAAAGATAAAAGCCCTGTACGGCAACCTTAAAAACATGCCTAAAATGGACGAAGACGCTATAGCAGATGCAGTAATTTACGCCATCAGCCAACCCGGCAATGTATCTGTCAACGAACTGGTGATTAGGCCCCTTGGACAAACAAGATAA
- a CDS encoding SDR family NAD(P)-dependent oxidoreductase, with product MDNKKVWFITGASKGFGLSLVKQLLDAGQLVAATSRNRQELVAAVGSNSADFLPLQVDLVNGSSVSLALQHAYETFGRIDVVINNAGYGIGGAIEELTDAETRSAFDVNVFATLNVIRFVMPYLRKQRSGHIINIASIAGITGGTGWAVYAAAKSAVIGLSEVLALDVKSLGIKVTVVAPGAFRTSFLTADSLTVTQNPIAEYEDVRHSHCKYLSMNGQQAGDPEKAAASIINVVYEENPPLRLLLGGDAYNRALTKLDGLYKEIHEWENTTCATDF from the coding sequence ATGGACAACAAAAAAGTATGGTTTATCACTGGCGCCTCCAAAGGTTTCGGGCTCAGTTTAGTAAAACAATTACTGGATGCTGGCCAGCTTGTTGCTGCCACTTCCAGGAACCGGCAGGAGCTTGTAGCTGCCGTTGGTTCAAACAGTGCTGATTTTTTACCCTTACAGGTTGATCTGGTTAACGGGAGCAGCGTATCCCTGGCACTGCAGCATGCCTATGAAACATTTGGCCGGATAGATGTGGTTATCAACAATGCCGGCTATGGCATTGGCGGTGCTATTGAGGAACTTACCGACGCCGAAACCCGCTCGGCCTTTGATGTAAATGTATTTGCTACCCTTAACGTAATCAGGTTTGTGATGCCTTACCTGCGTAAACAGCGCTCGGGGCATATTATAAATATCGCTTCTATAGCAGGTATTACAGGAGGCACAGGGTGGGCGGTATACGCAGCGGCCAAATCGGCAGTAATTGGCCTGTCGGAAGTATTGGCTCTGGATGTTAAGTCGTTGGGTATCAAGGTTACGGTAGTAGCTCCGGGGGCGTTCCGCACCAGCTTCCTTACCGCCGATTCGTTAACAGTTACCCAAAATCCTATTGCCGAATATGAAGATGTAAGGCACTCGCACTGCAAATACCTGAGCATGAATGGCCAGCAGGCAGGCGATCCTGAAAAAGCGGCTGCAAGCATCATCAACGTGGTTTATGAAGAAAATCCGCCGCTCCGTTTGCTGTTGGGTGGCGACGCATATAACCGCGCTCTCACTAAACTGGACGGCTTGTATAAGGAAATTCACGAATGGGAAAACACTACCTGCGCCACTGATTTTTAA
- a CDS encoding helix-turn-helix domain-containing protein gives MTTETLEDFYKNKFDWLPNNLQQNIGHFNVFKIEDCIGPNAKPVTYSRRSFYKISLMRGENIIHYADKSITLSGTSLMFFSPLVPYTFEHMSDDRTGFFCIFTEEFFVERFRNGLSELPMFGLNAKPVYQLDRTQDEYVTGLFRKMTDEIASDYAFKYELIRNYVTELCYYALKTQPSENVYKHADAKSRITSVFTELLERQFPIETPSQRFALRSANDFAQRLSVHVNHLNRAIRETTGKTTTDHIADRLLSEAKSLLRHTDWNISEIGYCLGFEEPTHFNNFFKKQTQVTPSRFRNV, from the coding sequence ATGACTACCGAAACACTTGAAGATTTTTACAAAAACAAATTCGACTGGCTGCCCAATAACCTGCAGCAAAACATCGGTCATTTTAATGTTTTTAAAATTGAGGATTGTATTGGCCCCAATGCCAAACCGGTTACCTACAGCCGCCGAAGCTTTTACAAAATAAGCCTAATGCGGGGCGAAAACATTATCCATTATGCTGATAAAAGCATTACGCTGTCGGGTACTTCGCTCATGTTTTTTAGCCCACTTGTGCCCTATACGTTTGAGCACATGAGCGACGACCGCACGGGCTTTTTCTGCATTTTTACCGAGGAATTTTTTGTGGAGCGGTTTCGCAATGGTTTGAGCGAACTGCCCATGTTCGGGCTTAACGCCAAGCCGGTATATCAGCTTGATCGTACACAGGATGAATACGTTACAGGCCTGTTCCGTAAAATGACGGATGAGATTGCTTCTGATTACGCTTTCAAGTATGAGCTCATCCGCAATTATGTTACCGAATTGTGCTACTATGCATTAAAAACCCAACCATCCGAAAATGTTTATAAACACGCCGATGCCAAATCGCGCATAACATCGGTGTTTACCGAGCTGCTGGAAAGGCAGTTCCCGATAGAAACGCCTTCGCAGCGCTTTGCCCTGCGGTCGGCCAATGATTTCGCGCAACGATTATCGGTACACGTAAACCACCTCAACCGCGCCATCCGCGAAACCACCGGCAAAACCACCACCGACCACATCGCCGACCGCCTCCTGAGCGAAGCCAAGTCCCTCCTGCGCCATACGGATTGGAATATCTCTGAAATAGGCTACTGTCTGGGTTTTGAGGAACCAACGCATTTCAATAACTTTTTCAAAAAACAAACCCAGGTTACGCCATCACGGTTCAGAAATGTTTGA
- a CDS encoding carboxypeptidase-like regulatory domain-containing protein encodes MRHLLIIFFICTGLAGYGQKINGIITDKATGLRISGALVSTGSSAAISDMAGIFSIKVARAGDTLRVKMQGYKLYALPVDPSKNTDIIVQLEQATIQLQQVNISARRDRVKDSISNRIQFARDFNSHPPKFSDIIRPGASVGPIPMAGVSIVPSQFIALLTYKHSNAYRFKQALIRDEEGKYVDSRFSDERVAQLTGLQSDSLYHFINQYRPAAAQVRNMSDYDIFTYIKKSAAKFRKPHRDDVKEAEF; translated from the coding sequence ATGCGACACCTGCTTATCATATTTTTTATTTGCACCGGTCTTGCGGGCTACGGGCAAAAAATAAACGGTATAATAACCGATAAGGCAACCGGCCTGCGTATTAGCGGCGCGCTGGTAAGCACCGGAAGTTCGGCCGCTATAAGTGATATGGCAGGCATTTTTAGCATTAAAGTAGCCAGGGCAGGGGATACCTTGAGGGTAAAGATGCAAGGTTACAAGCTGTATGCGTTACCAGTTGACCCATCAAAAAACACAGACATTATTGTACAGTTGGAGCAAGCCACTATCCAGCTGCAGCAGGTAAACATCAGTGCCCGGCGCGATAGGGTTAAAGATTCCATCAGTAACCGCATTCAGTTTGCCCGGGATTTTAACAGCCATCCGCCAAAGTTTTCGGATATCATCAGGCCGGGCGCATCTGTCGGGCCCATACCCATGGCTGGCGTTTCCATTGTGCCCAGCCAGTTTATTGCCCTGCTTACCTACAAACACAGCAATGCCTACAGGTTTAAACAGGCGCTCATCCGCGACGAGGAGGGCAAATATGTTGATAGCCGCTTTAGCGACGAGCGGGTGGCCCAGCTCACCGGCCTGCAATCCGATTCGTTATACCATTTCATCAACCAGTACCGGCCTGCAGCTGCACAGGTACGCAACATGAGCGACTATGATATTTTTACCTACATCAAAAAAAGCGCTGCAAAATTCAGGAAACCACACCGGGATGATGTAAAGGAGGCGGAGTTTTAG
- a CDS encoding sensor histidine kinase produces MKDNIYVLLLISMGGLFMLVVSFVLIFIRNQNNLLKKQHQLQQAELAHQQELLKTIIVSQEAERKRIGQDLHDDVGTALSNLRITIEMFNNVTTTGSGEFSSTCKYQIDKIVQDVRHISHNLSPPGLELYGFMGSLEDLTEFITATGKLQVNITDNANPVTDQLGAEVSLSLYRVFEELLNNTLKHANASLVNIKFDIADDYLLISYHDNGRGIAVADKTKKGMGRQNIESRLGIIGAAYEDDFPGRTGFNINIRLKTDNI; encoded by the coding sequence ATGAAGGATAATATTTACGTTTTATTACTGATTAGCATGGGCGGCCTGTTCATGCTGGTAGTATCTTTTGTGCTTATTTTTATCCGCAACCAAAACAACCTGTTAAAAAAGCAACACCAATTACAACAGGCAGAACTTGCGCACCAGCAGGAACTGTTAAAAACCATCATCGTATCGCAGGAAGCGGAGCGCAAGCGCATTGGCCAGGATTTGCATGACGACGTTGGTACCGCCCTGTCAAACCTGCGCATCACTATCGAAATGTTTAATAATGTGACTACAACCGGCAGCGGCGAATTTTCAAGCACCTGTAAATATCAGATAGATAAAATTGTACAGGATGTAAGGCATATCTCGCATAACCTGTCGCCGCCTGGCCTTGAACTGTATGGCTTTATGGGGTCTTTAGAAGACCTGACCGAGTTTATCACCGCCACCGGCAAACTGCAGGTAAACATTACCGATAACGCCAACCCGGTAACCGATCAGCTTGGTGCGGAGGTATCCCTGTCCTTATACCGGGTTTTTGAAGAATTATTAAATAATACCCTTAAACACGCCAATGCCAGCCTGGTAAATATTAAGTTTGATATAGCTGACGATTACCTGCTGATTAGTTACCACGACAACGGGCGGGGTATTGCAGTTGCCGACAAAACAAAAAAAGGAATGGGCAGGCAAAACATCGAAAGCAGGCTGGGCATTATCGGAGCAGCTTATGAGGATGATTTTCCAGGCCGCACAGGATTTAACATAAACATCCGGCTTAAAACAGATAATATTTAA